TGGAAGACCCGCGCATAGCCTTTAATTTTGACCGTAATGATGTGGTTTCGCGGGTGAAATCAGGTGAATTCCAGTTGGCCTTTATTCTGAACCCCATGAAGGCGGAGGTTATCAAGGCTATTTCAGACGTATCTGACCGCATGCCCCGCAAATCCACTTATTTCTTCCCCAAACTGCCTTCGGGTTTGGTAGTTTACCGTTTTGACTCTGAGGCAAATTCCAAAAAGTAAATCACATAGGTTTATAAAACAAAGAAGGGGAGGTTTTCACCTCCCCTTTATGATTTTACCTAAATATTTTAATCAGGGTTTGTAATCTTTGGCCATCTGAACAAAGTACCGGTGAAAGCGGTTATCCGCCGAGAGTTCCGGGTGGAACGATGTTGCCAGCAAATTATTCTCCCTTACCGCCACCATAGTCCCGTCAGGCAGCTTGGCCAGTACTTCCACCCATTGTCCGGTTTTTTCTACCAAAGGGGCGCGGATAAATACCGCCGGAAAATCCCCGCCTTCCAGAGCCTTTACCTTCAGCATTGCCTCAAAGCTGTCTACCTGCCTGCCGAAGGCATTCCGGCGGACGGTGATATCCATAAGTTCAAGCGTTTTTACCCCGGAAATATCTCCGCTTAGCTCTTTGGCAAGGCAAATCATACCGGCACAGGTACCCCAAACGGGCAT
This sequence is a window from Dehalococcoides mccartyi 195. Protein-coding genes within it:
- the pdxT gene encoding pyridoxal 5'-phosphate synthase glutaminase subunit PdxT — translated: MKIGVLALQGAFREHINMLRTLGAEAVEVRKAEELAELSGLIIPGGESTTITKLLYTFGLAKPVKDLARNGMPVWGTCAGMICLAKELSGDISGVKTLELMDITVRRNAFGRQVDSFEAMLKVKALEGGDFPAVFIRAPLVEKTGQWVEVLAKLPDGTMVAVRENNLLATSFHPELSADNRFHRYFVQMAKDYKP